A genomic region of Homalodisca vitripennis isolate AUS2020 chromosome 5, UT_GWSS_2.1, whole genome shotgun sequence contains the following coding sequences:
- the LOC124361967 gene encoding uncharacterized protein LOC124361967, with amino-acid sequence MKRYLDKEPSSEAIASDHSNRGRTVYMVDYCDLEGGFESTASRARRRVDLPPNWGEIPVTTQKASYRSPTLLATWDLRPHPCLPRISPLTPNLKEREILKVTTGVSEYEGRIGALGELILQDELHGTPQDVQCLRFQEMMKLRGAK; translated from the exons ATGAAGCGCTACCTAGACAAAGAACCTAGTTCAGAGGCAATCGCATCAGACCATAGCAACCGAGGTCGAACTGTGTACATGGTAGACTACTGTGATCTTG AGGGGGGATTTGAGTCCACTGCGAGTAGAGCCAGGAGAAGAGTAGATCTACCACCCAACTGGGGAGAAATACCAGTGACCACGCAGAAGGCCTCTTATCGCTCCCCCACCCTCCTCGCCACCTGGGACCTACGTCCCCACCCCTGTCTTCCCCGCATATCCCCTCTCACTCCTAACT TGAAAGAGAGAGAGATTCTGAAGGTCACAACCGGAGTCAGTGAGTATGAAGGCCGGATAGGTGCCCTAGGAGAGTTGATCCTGCAGGATGAGCTGCACGGTACGCCACAAGATGTACAGTGCCTCCGATTTCAAGAAATGATGAAGCTTCGTGGTGCAAAATAA
- the LOC124361966 gene encoding E3 ubiquitin-protein ligase MARCHF2-like: protein MNQMNSSVSCRICKSFSGNDLIKSPCLCKGSMGYVHFTCLERWLNQASRDSCELCHYRFNAVQSRRYSLLRSWYIWISNSTHRTYLCYDLLIALILTALTLAIVCLCLVGIGIFVTQEDRPSLKEPIVRGIIMFFLIMLMSSYMTTLYLILQDHVKPWYNWWRSCISVKLIISPDLVQPCLQVQDPPAQEIRSKEMLSLVQSDSCCSVCPVKPDKTFTDIIKPTSEIKVA from the exons ATGAACCAGATGAACAGCAGTGTCTCATGTCGGATCTGCAAGAGCTTTTCCGGCAACGATCTAATCAAGTCACCCTGTCTTTGTAAAG GAAGCATGGGCTATGTCCACTTCACGTGTCTGGAGCGCTGGTTGAACCAGGCGAGTAGAGACTCCTGTGAGCTGTGCCATTACCGATTCAATGCTGTTCAGAGTCGTCGCTACAGTCTTCTGCGCTCCTGGTATATATGGATCAGTAATTCTACCCACCGCACGTATCTGTGTTATGATCTCCTCATAGCCCTCATCCTCACAGCCCTCACGCTCGCGATAGTCTGCCTTTGTCTG GTGGGTATCGGAATATTTGTGACCCAGGAAGACAGACCAAGCTTAAAGGAACCGATTGTGCGAGGAATCATCATGTTCTTCCTGATTATGCTCATGTCCAGCTATATGACCACCCTGTACCTCATACTCCAGGACCACGTCAAGCCCTGGTACAACTGGTGGCGTTCTTGTATCAGTGTGAAACTCATCATCAGTCCTGATTTGGTGCAACCATGCCTACAGGTCCAA GATCCTCCAGCCCAAGAGATACGATCCAAAGAGATGTTGTCATTGGTCCAATCAGACAGTTGCTGCAGTGTCTGCCCAGTGAAGCCAGACAAAACCTTTACTGACATAATAAAACCGACATCTGAAATTAAGGTTGCATAG